One genomic region from Mytilus trossulus isolate FHL-02 chromosome 9, PNRI_Mtr1.1.1.hap1, whole genome shotgun sequence encodes:
- the LOC134684643 gene encoding galactosylceramide sulfotransferase-like, which produces MKTMRLKTRAILRILSFLCILITVVFYSRFREFLNSFSTTNDINYYHRSHVHVCQQRAVNVAFLKVHKTGGTTVSNIFLRYGDSRGLNIALPKLNSPKWNYLGFNTILQRDRIFPIPPNETYNLLCNHAIYSRNSFRELLGADVVNIGIVREPVSQFVSAAHFFGLLRELQIKLKIKNKSELISKFSKNPNLCPDLLKIYMHNRMSFDFGLEAKDFDNETAIDEFLRSLDKDFALVIVTEYFDESLVLLKRILCMNLKDILYIPLNVNTRKKREPIIVSEEDKLNIRQYNHADLKLYQYFKDKLIKQLQQSGNNINNEIQNFKSVLKSVINFCNERKSEKFSKSKVFEIGETIWNDNFTVRTRECEIMMEYEFKTVKRLTKKAEAKFKIRKR; this is translated from the exons ATGAAGACCATGCGATTAAAAACACG AGCAATTCTACGAATTCTGTCTTTTCTATGCATTCTGATAACTGTGGTGTTTTATTCACGTTTTCGCGAGTTTCTCAACAGTTTTTCTACCACAAACGACATCAATTACTATCACAGAtctcatgtacatgtatgtcagcAGCGAGCTGTTAATGTGGCTTTCCTTAAAGTTCACAAAACAGGTGGCACCACTGTCAGTAATATATTTCTACGATATGGAGATTCACGTGGATTAAACATTGCTTTACCAAAACTAAATAGTCCAAAATGGAATTATCTCGGATTTAATACAATTTTACAGAGAGACAGGATTTTCCCAATTCCACCAAATGAAACATACAATCTATTATGTAACCATGCTATTTACAGTAGAAATAGCTTTAGGGAACTACTTGGTGCGGATGTGGTTAACATAGGAATAGTTCGTGAACCTGTTTCACAATTTGTCTCTGCAGCACATTTCTTTGGATTATTAAGAGAATTACAGatcaaacttaaaattaaaaacaaaagtgaattgatttcaaagttttcaaaaaatCCCAATCTATGTCCAGATTTATTAAAGATTTACATGCACAATAGGATGTCGTTTGACTTTGGACTTGAAGCGAAAGACTTTGATAACGAGACAGCTATTGACGAATTCCTTAGATCACTGGACAAAGATTTTGCTCTGGTTATAGTGACAGAATATTTTGACGAATCCTTGGTACTCCTAAAACGAATTCTTTGTATGAActtaaaagatatattatatataccaCTGAATGTAAACACAAGGAAGAAACGAGAACCAATAATAGTGTCCGAGGAAGACAAGTTAAACATCCGGCAATATAACCATGCCGACCTCAAActgtatcagtattttaaagataaattaattaaacaacTTCAACAAAGTggtaataatattaataatgaaattcaaaattttaaatctgttcTTAAATCCGTAATAAATTTCTGTAATGAGAGAAAATCCGAGAAATTTTCTAAATCGAAAGTTTTTGAAATAGGAGAAACAATTTGGAACGACAATTTTACAGTAAGAACAAGGGAATGTGAGATTATGATGgaatatgaatttaaaacagTAAAACGATTAACAAAAAAGGCAGAGGCAAAGTTtaaaattaggaaaagatag